One window of the Micromonas commoda chromosome 11, complete sequence genome contains the following:
- a CDS encoding predicted protein (Encodes a short protein with hydroxyproline-rich glycoprotein (HRGP) motifs) produces the protein MTSTQGSSYDWILGEDADEDLEPWQRVLKENAKNAKVERFLELLRGILGPDELLNLAGLVRDMDVQHVQKLYMKQWQEHQMAASGGVPPMMDPAAMMMGHPPPMMPPGFVPGYLPHYAGFPPPGAGVPPPRPPPPQ, from the coding sequence ATGACGTCAACGCAGGGTTCATCCTACGATTGGATCCTGGGCGAGGATGCGGACGAGGACCTCGAGCCGTGGCAGCGGGTGCTGAAGGAGAACGCGAAGAATGCCAAGGTCGAGCGCtttctcgagctcctgcggGGGATCCTTGGacccgacgagctcctcaaCCTCGCGGGGTTGGTCCGGGACATGGACGTGCAGCACGTGCAGAAGCTGTACATGAAGCAGTGGCAGGAACATCAGATGGCCGCTAGCGGTGGTGTACCACCGATGATggatcccgcggcgatgatgatgGGGCATCCTCCGCCAATGATGCCCCCGGGCTTCGTCCCCGGGTATCTTCCACACTACGCAGGGTTTCCACCGCCGGGGGCTGGGgtcccacccccgcgcccgccgcctccccagTGA